CATTCATAACTTTCTAATATTTGTCCTACAAAATAGTGAGATCCAGTAATGAATAAGAGACGATCCTTGTCATGACTTATTCGCCATTCGTTTAAAAAAGCATCTAGGTCGTTTATCTTATTTACTTTTTTATGATTGCCAACAAATGACTCATAAACTTCGAGCTCTTTTGCACGGTCTGATTCAAAGGTTGTTACATTTAATTCATTTGCAATACTTGCTAACTGGTTTAACATGTATTCCGTGTTTTTATCTTTCATTGCACCAAATAGGACATCAATTGTAGCGTCTGGATTTTCTTGGTTTAACGCATGTATTGCTGCGTCAATTGCTGCTGGATTATGAGCTGTGTCTACAATGATGACCGGCTCATTAGAAAGGTACTCAAACCTACCTTTTATTGTGGCGTTTTTCAACCCATTAATAATTTGCTCATCATCTACCATTACTGCATAAAATTGTTTTAAATAATCTACGGTCATCATCGCAAGAGCTGCATTGAAAGCTTGATATTCACCAAACATTCCTAACTCTACATCTGTCATCGCTCGGTAAGGAGCTTGATAACTTAACATTTGCTTTCCATTTTTAACACTTGCATTCACTTCTACTCTTTCTTGAACAGAATAGACAGTTGCCTTTTTTTCAGCACCTTCTTTTTTGATAACCTCAAGCGCTGTATCTGTTGCAGCCGTCATTACTGGTAAACCACTTTTTATAATCCCTGCTTTTTGTTTGGCAATTTCCTCAATCGTATCTCCTAAGAATTGTTCATGGTCATTCGAAACATTCGTAATAATTGAAACGAGTGGCGTGATGACATTTGTCGCATCATGTTTACCTCCCATGCCTGTTTCAATAATCGCCATATCAACCGGCTTTTGGGTAGAAAAATAATAAAGAGCTAATGTCGTCATAACTTCAAAAAAGCTGAAAGGTTGATTCGTCTCTTTTTCTACTTCCTCAACTGATTCATAAATGTTATTTATCCCTGCTACAAACTCTTCCTCTGACATCGGCTCACCATTAATTGCTATTTGATTTTTCGGATCGCCAAAAGCAGGCGTCATAAACGTTCCAACAAAGAAAGATGATTGCTGGAGAATTTGTTGTAAGTATGTAACGGTTGAACCTTTCCCATTTGTTCCAGCGACATGGATCGTTTTCACCCTGCGTTCAGGATGACGTAGTTGAACCATTAATTTCTTCATCCGATCTAGATCATAAACGATTCCAATTCCCTTTTTTACTTCAACATAATTTAAAGCTTCTTCGTATGTTTGAAACATGTTTACTCACCTTCTCCCTATGTAATATGTAAGTATAAGATTGATTTTTAAAATGACACATGCCATGATCAAAAGAAGTCCACAAATGGCGCAAGACACATTCTTACAAATTTGTGAACGTACCTTTTATACTTTATCACAGTATGGTGTAGACAGAAAGGAGAAGCCACATGAACAGACGCAATGGCTGGATTATTTATAATGGCAACTTAGCCACTGAAAAGTTTATGGATTACGTAAATTGGTTTCAACATACAGCAAATAAACAAAACGTTCATGTTGACGCGATCGCTAATAATGACCTGATCGTCTCAATTGAAAGTGGTATTGGAAATATAACAGTAAGTAACGAAGCTAAAAATAATGTCAAACGAACCAAGCATAACGATTATCAACCGCTGATTAAGACTATTGAAGGAGAAGTAGTTTGTCCACCTGATTTTATCCACTTCGCTGATAAAGATATGCACTTGGCTAAACAACTAGAAGCAGTAGGAATTCGTTTATTCAACCCTGCAAGCGCAATTGAACGATGTGATAACAAAGCACATATGCATATCGCCTTAGCTCAAAAGGGATTACCTGTTCCGAAAACACTCGTTGCTCCAAAAGTTTATGATGGTGTTCCCCTTAATAATGCAACCCATATAAATATCATTTGTGAAACACTCGGTTTTCCATTTATTTTAAAAGAAGCATATGGATCTTTCGGTCAACAAGTATATTGGATTGAATCAAAAGAAGCTTTTATAGAACAACTGATACGCCTCGGAGCAACTGAATACATTTGCCAAGAACCGATTCATGATAGTTACGGTATGGACATTCGCCTTAACGTAGTTGGTGACAAAGTAGTGACGGCAATGAAACGAACATCAAAAACTGATTTTCGCGCAAACGTAACAGCAGGTGGTAAAACAGAACCGTATGAACCTACAGAGGAAGAAAGAGCTTTAGCCATAAAAGCAGCTCACGCCGTTGATGCTGACTTTGCAGGTGTCGACCTCCTAATAGGGAAAGATGGTCCAGTTCTATGTGAAGTAAATTCAAACCCGCACTTAAGAAGCATTTATGAGTGTACAGGGGTGGATGTCGCTGAATACATGGTTGATTATATAAAGGAAAAGACCAAGAAACCGAATATAACGTAAAGGAAGTATGTAAATGAAGAAAAAGCACGGGCTACTGATTTATCGCGAAGAGGACATTAACCGAAATGAAAAATTTATTAGCTTGCTTATAAAGGCCAGCCACAACGTTCATCGACCATTGACACTCATTTCATACGAACAATTGTTGATTCAAGTTTCCGGATCAAGTGAATTTTTCACACGGGCCGAAATGCCACTTCCAGCTTTTATCATAAATCGATCTGTATCTCCTTGGTTAAATGAATTAGCGGAAATGAACGGCATTCGCTCGTTCAACTCTTCCTATATTTCAAGGATCGCAAATGATAAACGACTCTCTCATAGCATAATGAAGAGACTTAGAATACCCATGCTTGAAACCTTACAGATTACAAAACAACGACTAATGGAAAACACCCCTCTTCCCTTTCCTTTCGTTGTTAAAGATCCATACGGAAGAGGGGGGACAAGTGTTCATTTCATTACAAATGCCGCACAGTTATATGAAACAAACACCAACCTTCCCAACGAGTTGATCATTCAGCCCGTCGCCAAGTCACCTGGTAAGGATGTACGAGTTTATGTTGTTGGCAAACAAATCGTTGGGGCTGTTTTAAGAGAGTCAACAAACAAGGATATCCGTGCGAATATTTCATTAGGCGGTCAGTCTAGCTTATACGAACTATCAAAAAAAGAAACAGCTTATATAGAGCAAATCATTAAACACCTTAAGCCGGACTTTGTCGGCTTGGACTTCTTATTCGACGAACACGGAAACGTATTATTTAACGAAATGGAAGATGCCGTCGGTTGCCGTAGTTTATATATGAACAGTGACATTGATATTGCCTCTATTTTTATGAAATATGTGGCTAGTGAGACATAACTCCTTCCTAATGAAAATGAGGATGACTCCATCTCGGGTCACCCTCATTTCTATTACTCTATTATTCTTTTCCTAACCACTCGTTGATCATGTCACGGTTTTCATCAATCCACTTTTCAGCGCCTTCTTCTTCACCTAGTTCGTTAATGTAAGACATTAGCTCACCAAGTGTTTCATCATCCATCATCCAATTATTTAGCCATTCAATGACTTCTGGATACTCATCTTCAAACCCTAGACGTGACATGTAGTAAATGTCTTCAGGTTCACCATAAACCCCTTTAGGATCTTCAAGGTACTTAATGTCAAAATCAGAAAATGCCCAGTGCGGGTTCCAAAGTGTCACAACAACTGGCTCTCCCTCTTGATAAGCAGTATCTAGCTCAGTAATCATCGCAGGCTCTGAGCTGACAACAAAATCAAGATCAAGATCATATTCTTCCAACGCTTCTTCTGTAATACGAGTTAAACTTGCTCCAGCATCAATACCGACGATGCGATTGTCAAATTCATCAGCACGATCATTTAATTCATCAATACTATCAATATCAAAATACTCAGGAACAGCAAGTCCTAAACCAGTTCCTTCAAACCATACTTCATGCATGTCAAGGTCATCACCGTGATCTTCGTAAAATGGCTCATCTGTTGTTGGTAGCCACACTTCAAGTGATAAGTCAATTCCTCCACTAGCAATACCTGTCCAAATTGGGGCTTTTTCAGACATTGTTAATGTGACATCATATCCTTCTTCTTCCAGGATAATCTTCCACATGTTACTAATTGCAATGTTTTCAGCCCAGTTATTTAAACCAATTTCAATTTCACCCTTATCTCCTGAGCTATCTGTTTCTCCTACTTCACCGTCTGTTGCATCATCACCACAAGCAGCAAGTAGTAATGCAATAGCAGTGAAAACTGTTAAAAACATATTCTTTTTAAACATGTTAAACTCCCTTTCTTGTTTCAAAAATGTATGTACTGAAATCCAAATCGCTTATATATTATACGCATTTGA
The Bacillus shivajii DNA segment above includes these coding regions:
- a CDS encoding bifunctional folylpolyglutamate synthase/dihydrofolate synthase, with the protein product MFQTYEEALNYVEVKKGIGIVYDLDRMKKLMVQLRHPERRVKTIHVAGTNGKGSTVTYLQQILQQSSFFVGTFMTPAFGDPKNQIAINGEPMSEEEFVAGINNIYESVEEVEKETNQPFSFFEVMTTLALYYFSTQKPVDMAIIETGMGGKHDATNVITPLVSIITNVSNDHEQFLGDTIEEIAKQKAGIIKSGLPVMTAATDTALEVIKKEGAEKKATVYSVQERVEVNASVKNGKQMLSYQAPYRAMTDVELGMFGEYQAFNAALAMMTVDYLKQFYAVMVDDEQIINGLKNATIKGRFEYLSNEPVIIVDTAHNPAAIDAAIHALNQENPDATIDVLFGAMKDKNTEYMLNQLASIANELNVTTFESDRAKELEVYESFVGNHKKVNKINDLDAFLNEWRISHDKDRLLFITGSHYFVGQILESYE
- a CDS encoding ATP-grasp domain-containing protein gives rise to the protein MNRRNGWIIYNGNLATEKFMDYVNWFQHTANKQNVHVDAIANNDLIVSIESGIGNITVSNEAKNNVKRTKHNDYQPLIKTIEGEVVCPPDFIHFADKDMHLAKQLEAVGIRLFNPASAIERCDNKAHMHIALAQKGLPVPKTLVAPKVYDGVPLNNATHINIICETLGFPFILKEAYGSFGQQVYWIESKEAFIEQLIRLGATEYICQEPIHDSYGMDIRLNVVGDKVVTAMKRTSKTDFRANVTAGGKTEPYEPTEEERALAIKAAHAVDADFAGVDLLIGKDGPVLCEVNSNPHLRSIYECTGVDVAEYMVDYIKEKTKKPNIT
- a CDS encoding ATP-grasp domain-containing protein; amino-acid sequence: MKKKHGLLIYREEDINRNEKFISLLIKASHNVHRPLTLISYEQLLIQVSGSSEFFTRAEMPLPAFIINRSVSPWLNELAEMNGIRSFNSSYISRIANDKRLSHSIMKRLRIPMLETLQITKQRLMENTPLPFPFVVKDPYGRGGTSVHFITNAAQLYETNTNLPNELIIQPVAKSPGKDVRVYVVGKQIVGAVLRESTNKDIRANISLGGQSSLYELSKKETAYIEQIIKHLKPDFVGLDFLFDEHGNVLFNEMEDAVGCRSLYMNSDIDIASIFMKYVASET
- a CDS encoding glycine betaine ABC transporter substrate-binding protein, yielding MFKKNMFLTVFTAIALLLAACGDDATDGEVGETDSSGDKGEIEIGLNNWAENIAISNMWKIILEEEGYDVTLTMSEKAPIWTGIASGGIDLSLEVWLPTTDEPFYEDHGDDLDMHEVWFEGTGLGLAVPEYFDIDSIDELNDRADEFDNRIVGIDAGASLTRITEEALEEYDLDLDFVVSSEPAMITELDTAYQEGEPVVVTLWNPHWAFSDFDIKYLEDPKGVYGEPEDIYYMSRLGFEDEYPEVIEWLNNWMMDDETLGELMSYINELGEEEGAEKWIDENRDMINEWLGKE